CCTCGGCGCCAGGGCGTCGGAGATGTCCTGGAAGGCCATCTCGTATTCCGTCGCCTTTTTGATCCTGTGCGCGCTTGCCTGGTTCATGGTGGTGAACGATGCTGCCGTCAGCCGCACATTCTTCGACATCGAGCTGATCATCCGCTCGGCAGCGACGGTGCTCAAGGCCTTCGGAACCAATGTGCTCATCTTCGCGGTCTCCGCGGTGCTGATCCTCGTCTGGGCTCTCGTGGTCGCGATTGCCCGCACGTTGCCGGGCGAAGCGGGCCGCCCGATCCGGACGATCGCTATCATCTACAGCGATCTCTTCCGCGGCCTGCCCGCCATCATCACCATCTATCTGATCGGCTTCGGGCTACCGCTCACGAACTTGCCGATCCTGAAGGATCTCTCCTCGAACGCCTATGCCATCATTGCGCTGACGCTTACCTACGGCGCCTATACCTCCGAGGTCTATCGCGCCGGCATCGAAAGCGTGCATCCAAGTCAGATCGCCGCTGCGCGCTCGCTCGGCCTCTCCTACTTCAGGACGATGCGCTACGTGATCGTTCCTCAGGCTGTTCGCGGCATCATTCCGCCCCTGATGAACAACTGCATCAGCCTTCAGAAGGATACGGCGCTCGTCGCCATCATCGGGACGATCGACGCTTTCAATCAGTCGAAGATCATTGCCAGCAACAATTTCAATCTCTCGGCGGTGACGACAGTCGCCATCATCTTCATTCTGATCACGATCCCGCAGGCCCGCTTCGTCGACAAGCTCATCGAGCGCGACCGCAGCAAGCGGCGGTCCGGTTGAGCACCGGCCCAAGGCGACAACGGAACGGCGGAAGGGACAACACCATGGCACTCGTTGAGATCGACAAGGCCTACAAGCATTATGGGAGCCTGGCCGTGCTGAACGGCCTCTCCCTGGATATCGAGGAGCATCAGGTCGTCTGCCTGATCGGGCCGTCGGGCTGCGGCAAGTCCACCTTGCTTCGGTGCATCAACAGGCTTGAGACCATCCAGGGCGGCGAGATCCGACTGCATGGCGACCGCATCACCGGTCCCGGCGTGGACCTCGACGTGTTGCGCCGTGAAATCGGCATCGTGTTCCAGGGCTACAATCTGTTCCCGCATATGAGCGTGATCGAGAACATCACGCTCGGTCCGCTCAAGGTGCTCGGAATGGATCGCGGCGAGGCCCGCGACAAAGCCATGGCGCTTCTGTCGCGCATCGGCCTGGCACACAAGGCGGACGAATATCCTGACCGGCTCTCGGGCGGGCAGCAGCAGCGCGTCGCCATCGTCCGCGCTCTGATGATGGATCCGGCGCTGCTTCTGCTCGACGAAATCACCTCGGCCCTCGACCCGGAACTCGTCTCCGAGGTGCTCGATATCGTGCGGGACCTTGCCGCCAAAGGCATGACGATGGTACTCGCCACGCACGAAATGGGGTTTGCCCGCGAAGTGGCCGACAAGGTGTGCTTCCTGCAAGAGGGAATCGTCTACGAGGAAGGACCGCCCTCCCAGATTTTCGGGAACCCTCAGGGCGACCGAACCAAGGCATTCCTCAAGCGGATCATCGATGCCGGGCGCCTCTGACGGCCGACATCACAGCGTGAGACAGGGATGAGCCGAACAGTCAAAGATTTCAATCTGGTCTGCGGAATTC
This window of the Microvirga sp. TS319 genome carries:
- a CDS encoding amino acid ABC transporter ATP-binding protein, coding for MALVEIDKAYKHYGSLAVLNGLSLDIEEHQVVCLIGPSGCGKSTLLRCINRLETIQGGEIRLHGDRITGPGVDLDVLRREIGIVFQGYNLFPHMSVIENITLGPLKVLGMDRGEARDKAMALLSRIGLAHKADEYPDRLSGGQQQRVAIVRALMMDPALLLLDEITSALDPELVSEVLDIVRDLAAKGMTMVLATHEMGFAREVADKVCFLQEGIVYEEGPPSQIFGNPQGDRTKAFLKRIIDAGRL
- a CDS encoding amino acid ABC transporter permease; translation: MNKPAFQASVERANQWRARSKVRVYGAQTLAALSITALTFMAVVATVISVGQFAIEEGWAAWPVRILGLLPAALSFLVVAFAAQAARLSAKAKSSSDVYEARALGARASEMSWKAISYSVAFLILCALAWFMVVNDAAVSRTFFDIELIIRSAATVLKAFGTNVLIFAVSAVLILVWALVVAIARTLPGEAGRPIRTIAIIYSDLFRGLPAIITIYLIGFGLPLTNLPILKDLSSNAYAIIALTLTYGAYTSEVYRAGIESVHPSQIAAARSLGLSYFRTMRYVIVPQAVRGIIPPLMNNCISLQKDTALVAIIGTIDAFNQSKIIASNNFNLSAVTTVAIIFILITIPQARFVDKLIERDRSKRRSG